The following proteins come from a genomic window of Pirellula staleyi DSM 6068:
- a CDS encoding flagellar motor protein MotB translates to MAIEEDPPAGIPEWVVTFGDMMSLLLTFFILLASMSEIKQNDKFQGVADSMHEQFGYDSSMSHVPGEMSPRNSSMAAMALTGRAKRAKVVQGGVKSKGTTGENQHVRIVRPGDRTTIGTVVYFSEDSATLSEDAEVDLLGAAETFAGKPQKIELRGHTSRGTPAADSVFKDNWELAYKRSLAVMHVLVDRMKIDPKRIRISVAGPFEPVHTGIDPEKLKQNPRVEVFLLEELADDLDGTPDDKKERYEFVPPATEATEASE, encoded by the coding sequence ATGGCCATTGAAGAAGATCCACCAGCAGGCATTCCCGAATGGGTCGTGACGTTTGGCGACATGATGTCGCTGCTCCTCACGTTCTTCATTCTGCTTGCTTCGATGAGCGAGATTAAGCAGAACGATAAGTTCCAAGGTGTCGCCGACTCGATGCACGAGCAGTTTGGCTACGATAGCTCTATGTCTCACGTTCCCGGCGAGATGTCGCCACGCAACTCCAGCATGGCAGCCATGGCGCTCACCGGCCGGGCGAAGCGCGCCAAGGTGGTGCAAGGTGGTGTGAAGTCGAAAGGGACGACGGGCGAGAACCAACACGTTCGCATCGTACGACCTGGCGATCGAACCACGATTGGCACCGTGGTCTATTTTTCCGAAGACTCGGCCACTCTCTCGGAAGATGCCGAGGTCGATCTGCTCGGAGCAGCAGAAACATTCGCTGGCAAACCCCAAAAGATCGAACTTCGTGGACACACATCGCGCGGCACACCCGCCGCCGATAGCGTTTTCAAAGACAACTGGGAACTCGCCTACAAACGTTCGCTCGCGGTCATGCATGTCCTGGTCGATCGGATGAAAATCGATCCCAAGCGGATTCGCATCTCGGTCGCTGGCCCGTTCGAACCGGTTCACACAGGCATCGATCCCGAGAAGCTCAAACAGAATCCCCGCGTCGAAGTGTTCCTGCTCGAGGAACTGGCCGACGATCTCGACGGAACCCCCGACGACAAAAAAGAACGCTACGAGTTTGTTCCCCCAGCGACGGAAGCAACCGAAGCGAGCGAGTAG
- a CDS encoding flagellar basal body-associated protein FliL: MKSMLVMIVVCVVILTECAVAYVLIPSPEALEAAATKSSEEAEKAASDASTTTDGTTPTAAEMEVDLGKFNVVVHQPGANLTLRINFHLIGTVPSEKHEEFGKLLTHNQHRLRDQIIYEIRNSAIADLTDPGLGLIKRRILAKSNDLLGAPMLTTVVFSDFSFIEQ; this comes from the coding sequence ATGAAGTCGATGCTGGTAATGATTGTGGTGTGCGTGGTCATCTTGACCGAATGCGCTGTGGCCTACGTTTTGATTCCTAGCCCTGAGGCTCTCGAGGCAGCCGCCACGAAGTCGAGTGAGGAAGCAGAAAAAGCTGCCAGCGATGCTAGCACCACCACCGATGGCACGACCCCAACTGCCGCCGAGATGGAGGTTGATCTGGGGAAGTTCAACGTCGTGGTGCATCAGCCCGGCGCAAACCTCACGCTCCGTATCAACTTCCATCTGATTGGCACCGTTCCCTCGGAAAAACACGAGGAATTCGGCAAACTGCTGACGCACAATCAGCACCGCTTGCGCGATCAAATCATCTACGAAATCCGTAATTCGGCCATCGCCGACCTCACCGATCCCGGATTGGGCTTGATCAAACGGCGGATTTTGGCGAAAAGCAACGACCTCCTCGGCGCGCCGATGCTGACCACGGTTGTGTTCAGCGATTTCTCGTTCATCGAGCAATAG